The genomic DNA GGAGCATGCCTGTCTGGGTGGAAGATTACGTGATCGTGCATGAGCTCGCGCACATGATCGAGCCAAACCACGGGCCACGCTTCTGGTCGCTTGTGAACAGGTATCCTCTGGCGGAGAGGGCTCGAGGATTCCTGATGGCGATGGATATGTGCAGGAGAAATACGATGCGAAAATGAATATTTATCCAGATGATCGGATAGATCACTTGGGAAAATGTACAGAAAAGAGAGAGGATGCGGAATGGTGGATGTGTACCCCCCATCTGAGGACACGTATCTCCTCATGCGTGCTGCGATCTCTGAAGCCAGTGCCGGCGACTCCGTCATAGAGATCGGCTGCGGCTCAGGGGTGATATCTGCATCTCTTATTGGCAAGGTCAGAAGCATACTGGCCACGGATATCAATCCCCACGCTGTCAGGGCGGCAGCATCTCTGGGCATACCTGCTGTGAGAGCTGATCTCTTTCACGGGATAAACTCGAAGTTTGACCTCATTCTCTTCAACCCGCCGTACCTGCCCACAGAGGATGGGCTGGATCTGAATCCTGAGGACGACCGCTGGCTGTCAACGGCGCTCGACGGCGGTGCGGATGGAAGAGAGGTGATAGAACGATTTCTAAAGGGCGTGAAGAATATCATGAGCCCGCGAGGAAGGTTACTTCTGCTCATCTCCTCGCTCACAGGTCTCGATGAAGTGCAGGAGCTGGCCCGAAGATCCGGATTCAACACAGAGATCGTGGCCATGGAGAGGTACTTCTTCGAGGAGCTGTATGTCCTGAAGCTCAGAAGGGCAGAGTGACGATCTGCCTCGGGTCAGCAAAGAACATAGTCTCCTGCGGTGGGGCTCAGGTAACACCTGAACTTAACCGAACATAACTCTCCAAAAGGTATATCATATCTTCCATGTACCCCACAGATCATGCCCATACTCAGAGACATGTCGATTCTGGTAACCGGAGGTGCAGGGTTCATAGGATCTCATCTGGTAGATGCGCTGATAAAGCACAATGATGTTACAGTCATAGATAATTTGAGCACAGGGAAGCGGGAGTACCTCAGGGCGCACGAACCCAATCCGCGCTTCAGGCTCATAGAAGCTGATCTGCTCGACAGGCTAGAGGTCTATGATGCCGTGAAGGACAAGGACATTGTATTTCATCTGGCTGCCAACCCATCTGTAGCAGTGGGGGAGACCGATACGAGGGTCCACCTCGAGCAGAACGCCCTCACCACATACAACCTTCTCGAGGCGATGCGCCGGGCCAGAGTCAGGAGAATCGCATTCACATCCACCTCGACCGTTTATGGAGAGGCGAAGATCATACCGACGCCAGAGGATTATGGCCCGCTGAAGCCGATATCGCTCTACGGGGCCTCGAAGCTTGCATGCGAGGCGATGATCTCATCTTACTGCCACACATTTGATATGCAGGCCTGGATATACCGCTTCGCGAACATAGTGGGAGAGCGCGGGAACCACGGGGTGATCGTGGATTTCATAAGAAAGCTCAGGGCAAACCCGAACGAGCTCGAGATCCTCGGATCGGGTGCGCAGCGGAAGTCCTACCTCGATGTCAGAGACTGCGTGGATGCGATGATACACTGTGTCGAGCACGCGGACGAGCAGGTGAACATATACAACATAGGCTCTCAGGACACCATCGATGTCAGGGAGATTGCGGATATAGTTGTCAAAACGATGGGCCTGGACGGTGTGAGGTACAGATTCACAGGCGGGATCGATGGAAGGGGCTGGAAGGGAGACGTGAAGCTGATGTGCCTCTCAACGGATGCGATAAGAGCGCTGGGCTGGAGGCCAAGGCTGAGCTCGAGGGAGGCAGTGGCCAGGGCCACAGAATCGCTGCTCAAGGAGATCTGAGGCAGAGGCCACCATCAGAGGCATCTGCCGCCAGACAGGCGTGATCAACAGATGTGATTGCCTGCCAGCCATCAAGGGCAGGCGACTGAATGAAGACTGAATGGATTTACCAGATCCTCTCCCAGCCGCCATCCTTCGGCCTTATCCTGTAGGTCTTCCCTTTTGCCAGAAGATAATTGTGAAGATCCGCCACGTCCCTGAAGAAGCGCTTGTCGTGGAGGTTGTTGTATATGTCCTCTGATGTGAAACCGCTCAGCTTGCCCCTTCCGTATACGATCCTCTCGATCGTGTAGTATATGTCATCAAACTTCCTGATCGGCCGGGTCCACTCCTTGAACTTCATCAGACCACCATGCGTGATGGGTCGCGGCTGAATATCAAACTTTCGTCCCGTGCGGCGCCATTGCCTGGACAATCTCTTTCTCAGAAAGTGCTCGAATCACTTGAAGAGTCCGGGCCGAGTCAGACTCTTGGTGCTTTACAAAAAGTTATGATCATATGTGTATCATGTGCTGGAGGTCACATGTCCAAATGATCAAAACCAGCATCCGATCTGCGAAGGCCAAGATATTTTGCCGATAAGCATTCACCACCTGCACATGGGATCCGAGCACCTGGAGAGGTATCGCGATATCATACCTGATTTCGATGCATTCCTGGATTTCATGAGCAGGCCGCTGCCGGTGACCATTAGAATAAATACACTGAAGACCTCAGTCCCGGAGCTGCTCTCCAGGCTGGACCGCCTGGGGATCGGGTACGAGCGCATGCGATGGTATCCACTCGGGTTGAGGCTGGATGCGGAGAAGCCGGGAAGGCTCATGGAGTTTCACATGGGCCTGATTCACGTGCAGGAGGAGCTATCCATGCTACCGCCAGTAGTTCTCGATCCGCAGCCCGGAGAGAGGATACTGGACCTGTGTGCGGCTCCAGGCGGGAAGGCCGCGCAGATAAGCATGCAGATGTCAAACAAGGGGCTTGTGGTCGCGAATGACAGCTCTTCAGCACGCATCGTCCCGCTCAGGGCAAATCTTGAGAGGCTCGGCGCGGTCAATGTCGTCGTCACCTCCTATGATGGGAGGCGATTTCCACAGTACAACTTCGACAGAGCGCTTGTAGATGCGCCATGCTCGAGCGAGGGCACCGCTCGAAGATATCCTGAGGTGATCGCGAGATGCTCTGCGAAGAGAAGCGCTGATCTGCAGAACCTCCAGGTATCGCTCCTGCGGAGGGCGATCCAGCTGACAAAGCCCGGAGGGGTCGTGGTGTACTCCACGTGCACTTTCGCCCCGGAGGAGAACGAGGGGGTTGTATCCAGAGTGCTCGATCTCGCTGATCTGGAGAGCTTCACAATCCAAGGCCTCAGATCAAGCCAGGGTATAGCGTCGTGGAACAGCATCGATTACGGCGAGGAGCTCGTGAAATGCAGAAGGTATTATCCACATGAGAATGACACGGGGGGATTCTTTGTCGCGAAGCTCCGCAGAAGGCTTTCAGCTGGTGAATAAAGATGCAGTGGTATCTTTGTGGAATGAGAGGTTCGGCATCCCTGAGAAGGTCTTCGAGAGAATCAGCTTCTTCAGGCGCGGAAGGATGATATGGGCGTTCAGCCTTCCCGAGATCCCGCCGTTCAGGTGCGAGAGCGTTGGGATGAGGGTCATATCGATGCGCGAGAGCCCGTGGAAGCCGACGACCTACGCGCTCCAGCTCTGGGGGAGATATGCGAGAAAGAACGTCATCGATCTGGATGATGAGATGGCGAGACGCTTCTTCGCGGGCGAGAGCCTGGAGCTGAGGGCCCCGGTGGAGAGGGGTTATGTGGTTGTAACTCACATGGGCTCTGTGATAGGCTGTGGCCTATACACCCCCGGAAGGCTGATCTCGCAGCTTCCCAGGGAGCGCAGGATTCTTGAGATTGAGGATCAACCGGCGTGTCAGGATAACACCCATCCTGGAGACGCACATCATGAAGGCGCTGAGTGATTCGACCTGTGAAGACATGCTGAACGATTCCGGGGATCGTGCGGAGCTGAATCGCGATCTCATGCGGTTCCTCTGGCGAAACCCGATGAGGCTATTCTCCCTCTCCCGCAGGCTCCAGGAGAGCTGCTGCGGGAGGGAGGTGACATACGTCATAAACAGGAACATCAACTTCACCAATATCTGTGTAGGAAGATGCAGGTTCTGCGCGTTCAGGAAGAGCGATGGT from Methanothrix thermoacetophila PT includes the following:
- a CDS encoding HemK2/MTQ2 family protein methyltransferase; this encodes MYRKERGCGMVDVYPPSEDTYLLMRAAISEASAGDSVIEIGCGSGVISASLIGKVRSILATDINPHAVRAAASLGIPAVRADLFHGINSKFDLILFNPPYLPTEDGLDLNPEDDRWLSTALDGGADGREVIERFLKGVKNIMSPRGRLLLLISSLTGLDEVQELARRSGFNTEIVAMERYFFEELYVLKLRRAE
- a CDS encoding NAD-dependent epimerase/dehydratase family protein, which translates into the protein MPILRDMSILVTGGAGFIGSHLVDALIKHNDVTVIDNLSTGKREYLRAHEPNPRFRLIEADLLDRLEVYDAVKDKDIVFHLAANPSVAVGETDTRVHLEQNALTTYNLLEAMRRARVRRIAFTSTSTVYGEAKIIPTPEDYGPLKPISLYGASKLACEAMISSYCHTFDMQAWIYRFANIVGERGNHGVIVDFIRKLRANPNELEILGSGAQRKSYLDVRDCVDAMIHCVEHADEQVNIYNIGSQDTIDVREIADIVVKTMGLDGVRYRFTGGIDGRGWKGDVKLMCLSTDAIRALGWRPRLSSREAVARATESLLKEI
- a CDS encoding RsmB/NOP family class I SAM-dependent RNA methyltransferase, producing the protein MGSEHLERYRDIIPDFDAFLDFMSRPLPVTIRINTLKTSVPELLSRLDRLGIGYERMRWYPLGLRLDAEKPGRLMEFHMGLIHVQEELSMLPPVVLDPQPGERILDLCAAPGGKAAQISMQMSNKGLVVANDSSSARIVPLRANLERLGAVNVVVTSYDGRRFPQYNFDRALVDAPCSSEGTARRYPEVIARCSAKRSADLQNLQVSLLRRAIQLTKPGGVVVYSTCTFAPEENEGVVSRVLDLADLESFTIQGLRSSQGIASWNSIDYGEELVKCRRYYPHENDTGGFFVAKLRRRLSAGE
- a CDS encoding methyltransferase RsmF C-terminal domain-like protein; this encodes MNKDAVVSLWNERFGIPEKVFERISFFRRGRMIWAFSLPEIPPFRCESVGMRVISMRESPWKPTTYALQLWGRYARKNVIDLDDEMARRFFAGESLELRAPVERGYVVVTHMGSVIGCGLYTPGRLISQLPRERRILEIEDQPACQDNTHPGDAHHEGAE